The Solirubrobacterales bacterium genome includes the window AGTAGAGCGTGATCGGCAGGTTGCTGTCGTGCTTGCGTACCGCCTCGATCAGTGCCTGGGCGGCCATTCCGCCGCCGATCACTGCAAGGCCCTTGGGCGCTGCGTTGCTCATGATGCCCTCTCTTCGTTGCCAGTTTGTTGATGGGCTCGCGGTCGCGGGGCTCGCACGATCGTTCCGTCGTGCGCGATGCGCGGAACGCCGCCGCGCGCGAGTTCCTGGTCCTTGTAACGACGAAGACCTTTAAAAATGCATTGCGAAAACCATTCGCCAGCTGGGTGGTAGAGCTTTACCCACTGCTTGTGCGCGGTGCACCAGCCGAAGTTCAGTCCACTCTCGTCGCGCTCGAAGTTCTTGCAGTCGCGGCAGTCGCGCAGCTTCACGCGGCGCTCGTCGACGACGTCGTCGAGCATGCGCAATGTGCCGTCCTGGTTGATCGCGTCCACTACGCCTCCTCGAGAAGATGGAATCGGTCGATCAGGCCCTGAGGAACCGCGCCGTCGACGTCGCCGACCTTGGTCTCCCACGGACCTGCGTCCATGTGGTCGGTGAGGCTCAGCGCGCAGACCCACTTGACGCCCTTGTAGCCCCAGAGGTATGGCGGCTGCAGCCAGCGCACCGGACCGCCATGAATCACGGGCAGTGCCTCGCCCTCGAGCTCAAGTGCGAACCAGCCATCACGCGCCTGCTCGATCGGGACGCAGGACGCATAGGGACTGTCGGCCGCAGCGAAACGCACGTGCGTCGCGGCAGCCTGGACTCCGGCGGCGTCGATCAACTTGCCCGCCGGTACCCCGACCCAATTGACCTTCGGTCGGCTCCAACCCCAGACACAGTGGAAATCGCTACTGATCGGCTCGGTGCCGAACGAGCGCAGCGTTTCGAGTGAAAACTCAATGGGCACATCGACGAGGCCGCCGACGGAGACCGTCCACTCATCGCGCTGCGGCGGTTCGAGTTCAAGGTGCACAGGCGCAAGCTGATCAATCAGCCGCTGGACTCGCGGCTTCCCGTTCTCGAACGGCAATGGCGACGGGCGGTCTCCCGCTCCACCCGACGCCACCTCGCCATCCTGGCTCTCACTGTTCATCCGTGAACTCATTTCCTCGCCATCAGACCTTGTCCGCGTCGGGCTTGCTCTCCGAGCTGACCGACTGCTTGAACTCACGCATTCCGCCGCCCAGGCCGCGACCAAGTTCAGGCAGCTTCTTTGGTCCGAAGACGACGAGCGCGATCGCCAGGACAATTCCTATTTCCAGCGGTCCGATTCCGGGCATCATGCTGCTTCCTCCGTGACTTCAGGGATCGCCAACTCGTGTTCGAGCAGGTAGACGAGTCGCTCGCGGACGCGCTGAAATTCCGGATCGCGCGCGATCTCTGCGCGGTCACGCGGGCGCTCGATGTTCACTTCGATGATTTCTGCAATCGAAGGCTTCGGCGGGTTACCCATCACGACGATGCGGTCGGCCAGGAAGATCGCCTCCTCGATTCCGTGCGTGACCATCACGACGGTCTCGGTCTCGGCCTCCTTGGACCACATGTCGATCAGCTGCTGCTGCAGGTTGGAGCGCGTCAGCGCGTCGAGCGCGCCGAACGGTTCGTCGAGCAGCAGGACCTTGGGGCCGACGGCGAAGGCACGTGCAACCGCAGTGCGCTGGCGCATGCCGCCGGAGATCTCGCCCGGCTTCTTGTCTTTGTGAATCCACAGGCCCGTGCTCCGGATGTATTTTTCGGCGATCGCACGATTGTCGTCGGCCGAGCGATCCTTGCGTGCCGAGAGCGTTGCCTCGACGACGTTGTCGTAGACCGACATCCATGGCAGCAGCGAGTAATTCTGAAAGACGATCGCGCGGTCGGGACCGGGGCCTTCGACGCGAAAGCCGTCGAGCACGACCTTTCCGCTGGTTGCCGGCTCCAGGCCGCCGATCACATTGAGCAGAGTTGATTTGCCGCAGCCGCTGTGCCCGATGATCGCTACAAACTCGCCCGTCTCGATCGCCAGGTCAACGCCGCGGAGCACCTCCTGCGAACCCGACGTGGTGCTGAACGACTTTCGAATCGCAGTGATGTCAAGCGACATTTAGACCATCTCCTTATAGGCAACGCGGGCTTGCAAGCGGCCAAAGCCGAAGTCGAGTGCCATGCCGATGAAGCCGATCAGGAAGATCGCCGCCGCGACGTTGGCGAGGTTCGACGCGTTGTATGCGTCCCAGACGTAGAAGCCGATTCCGGTCCCGCCCGAGAGCATTTCGGCCGCGACGATCACCATCCAGGCGATGCCCATCGAGATGCGCATTCCAGTCACCACCGACGGCAGGCTGTAAGGCAACAGCACGTGGCGCACGTACTTGACCCGACTGAACTGGAAGACCCGCGCAACGTTTTTGTGGGCCTGCGGGACCGACGAGACGCCGAAGGCGGTATTCAGGAGCGTCGGCCAGATTGAGGTGATGAAGATCACGAAGATCGCGGCCAACGGCGCAGCCTTGAGAACGACCAGTCCGAGCGGAAACCAGGCCAGCGGCGATACCGGGCGCAGCAACTGCACTACTGGATTGAACATCGCCCAAGCTGACTTGCTCGCTCCCATCAGAAATCCAAACGGGACGGCGACTACGGTCGCGATTCCGAACCCGATGAACACGCGTTGCAGCGAAGTCACCAGCTGGATTCCAATCCCCTTGTCATTGGGGCCGTTGTCCTGAAACGGAGTCCTCAGAAGTTCGATCAGCGCGCTGATCGATTCTGCTGGAGTGGGCAGTCCATCGGAGAAGGCCGCGATCATCGCCCAGAGGGCGAATAGCGCGGCAAATCCCGCGGTTCCCAGGGCGATCGTCAGGCCGACGCTCCCGAGCCGATCGACGAGCTTGCCGCCACGTTGGGCGGCTGACCGGCGCGGTGCCTTGTCGAGCCGGGCAGCTCCGGCCTCTGCCGCGACCGCTTCGATGTGGGTATCGGGGGTCATGCGCGGTTGGCCTCCTTCTGCGGGTCCTTGGGGTCGAAGTAGGTGTTGTCGAGCTTCACCGTGAACGGGTCCATACCGTCGTCGGGCACCTTCACGCCCTCGGACTTGGCGACCTCCGCGTAGAGATCACTGAGCAGCACGCTCTCGGCAATCTTCTCGTAGGCCGGAGCCTTGTCGAGGTAGCCGAACCGCTGGTACTGCGCGAGAAACCAGATGACTTCGCTCGCTCGCGGAACGTTGGTCTCCCCGTCACGGAAAAAGCGCATCCGCCTCGGGCCGAACTGCTTGGTGCCAAGGCCGGCGCCGAGGTCGTAGTTGCCGAGAAGTCGCGGCTCGATGGCCTCGGGCTCAGCATTGACGAGCGCCGGCGTACCGATCGTCTTCGCGACCTTTGGAATGTTCTTTTCGTCGTCGCAGAACTGACAGGCGTCAAGCACGGCGGCCATGACCTCCTTGAGTTCGGACTTGCGCTTGGTCGCGAAGTCATCGCTTACGACCAACGCCTTTTCAGGGTGGTTGGTCCAGATGTCCTGCGAAGCGATCGTCGTGAATCCGATCTTCTTGTCAACCGCAACTGCGTTCCAGGGCTCGCCCACGGAGTATCCGTTCATGTTGCCGGCGGTCATGTTCGCGACCATCTGCGGCGGCGGGATCGGAATGATTTTGGCCGCGTCCATCGACACGCCCATTGCCAAAAGCCAGTAGCGCAACCAGGCGTCGTGGGTGCCGCCGGGGAAAGTCATCGCGAATGTCTGCCCCTTGCCGCCGTTGATCGCGGCCTTTGCCTTGGCGAGATCGCCGTATCCGGCGGCAGCAAGATCCTCCTTCAGCGTGATCGCCTGACCGTTGTTGTTCAAGGTCATCGCGATCTTCAGCCTGTCGGTGGGCGGCTGGCCGCCGAGTCCGGCGGCGCCCGCCAGGGGCATGCTGTAAAGGCAGTGCGCAGCGTCTATGTCGCCGTTCAGAAGCGCGTCGCGCGTCGCCGGCCAGGATGCCTGCTTGACGACCGATACGTTGAGCCCGCGCTGTTTGAAATAGCCAAGAGCGTCGGCCAGGATGATCGGCGCGCAGTCGGTCAGCGCGATGAAGCCGATCTTGATCTCCTTGGCGCCCGAAGCGCCCCCGCCAGAGCTGCTTTCACTGGTCGCGCCGCAAGCCGAGAGCGCCCATGCTGGGAGCGCGGCCGCAGCCGCCACCGCACTGCTGCGGACAAGAACGTCGCGACGCGAAATCGGACGATTGAGCGGATTCGCGAGTTTCGCCTCGAGGGCATTCCGCGGGTCTTGGGGCATTGCCGTCTCCTTGAGATTCAGTCACCGAGCGGCACTCCTTGGCCATCCGGCAACACTGATGGGGGTCAGTGGTGTTGCTGTACCGAATGTAGGTCCGTACTCAATGGGGCAGCGAGGCCTGTAGGACAAAGATTCAGGGGGTCGCCTGTACGAATGGAGAGTGCGTGGCCGGGTCCGTTAACAGCGGCTTTTTTCCTGCAAATCTGCGGTTTTTGTTGGGCCGTTGCCGGTCGTACATTCGCTACGACTGGCCAATCTGCCGACTTCCTGACAGAATTTGTACTTCTGCACAGACCGCCGACTATGCGCTCACGTGGGCACTCGAACGGGTTTCCGTAGGGGCCGCGGTGGAGAATCTGCAAACAGAGTCCATCGTTCACTTCGAGCACGTGGACCGGCCCGAGCGCCACAGGAGCCTTCTTCAGGGCAAGCGCTTCGCGCGCGTCGGCAATCTGCTGCTCGGTGATCCACTCAGGAATCTGGAGCAGGACCGTCCACTCCCATTCATCGCGCTTGCCAACCACGAACGCAGGTTTGTCCTCTGAGCTGCACCTGGCCGAGAGCGGTCCGACGACGAAGTCGCGGACGTCCTGCTTCCTGGCAGTCAGCCTCAACGGGTACGCGAGCGCGTAAAGCGCGGTGAAGGCGTTGATGAACTCCTGCGCCGAGGCTGGATCGCCACGACCGTCGGCGGCGAGCTACCGAAGTGAGGGCACCTCGATCAGCTAGAAATCTCTCGCCGATGGCAGTAGACCTCCCGGAACTCGCGTTCGAAATCGAACTTGTCCTCGCGGACCAGACTAGAGGACGCGCCGAAACACTCCGACCACGGATCCGACCACTGCGGCCTCGCGCGTGCGAATCGGTTCGTAGGCGTCATTCTCTGGCTGGAGGCGAATGTGGTCACTCTCGCGGAAGTAGCGTTTGACTGTCGCTTCATTCTCAATCAGTGCGACCACGATCTCACCGTCGCGAGCGGTCTGCTGCGACTTTACGACCACGAAGTCGCCGTCGAGAATGCCCGCCTTCTCCATCGAGTCTCCGCGCACGGAGAGGACGAAGTCTGCATTGTCACCGCCGGCGATGCGCGGGATGTCGATGTACTCCTCGATGTTCTGCTCGGCGACGATCGGACCACCTGCGGCTACTGAGCCGATCAGTGGCAGTCCGGAGGTGGCGTCTGAGATCGATTGACCGATGCGCTCGGCGGCGCGGCGCGTGGCGCCAGCTGCGCCGTTGACCTTGTCGCCAAGAATCTCGAGTGCGCGCGGCTTGGTCGGGTCTCGTCGGATTGCGCCGGCCTTTTCCAAATTGGCAAGGTGGGCATGCACCGTCGACGAGGAGGTGAGACCAACGGCCCCGCCAATGTCGCGGACCGTCGGGGGGTACCCGTTGGTGTCGAGATACTCCTGAATGAAGTCGAGAATCTCTGATTGGCGCCGCGTGAGCGGTGCCGGAGTCTCTGTCTGCTCAATCATTGGTCGTCTCACCTTCGACTCGTCGACGTTGTTAAAAACAACTGTGCATTGCTTGTGCGTTCCGCCTCTCGGACCTCCCGTGGTGTCTGGACGACTGACGACTCCAAACACACAATCTCTGAGGCGAACACCTGTTCGGAATATAAGCGGAGCCGCCGGACGGAACGTTTGTTCGTATGACGAATTGCAACAACTGAGGGCTAATCTCGCCCGCGTGAGCCCTGGTTTCCCCTTGAAGATCGAGATCGACCAGAAGTACGCGTTCGACTCCGAGATCACTCGCAAGTTCACGGCGAACACTTTTCCGGGCTGGCTCGGCTTCGAGATCCTCGAGCTCGGCCCCGAGCGCACCGTCGGCAAAATGGTTGTGAGCGAGCGCCACCTCCACAACGTCGCCTACATGCACGCTGGTGCCTGGACCGCGTTCGCCGACAGCATCGCCGGCTGGGGTGCCGCGCGCCTTCTGCCCGTCGGCTGGAACTTCACCACCGCAGAGATGAAGACGAACATCTTTCACACGGCGAGCGCTGGCGATGAGCTGCTCGCGGTCGCCTACCCACTTCACGTCGGCCAGCGCACTCACGTCTGGGAAGTCCGCATCGCGCGCGACGACATCCAGGTCGCGAACTTCATCTGTACCCAAGTGTTGCTTGCACCCAAGCCGGACCAGCCGAAGAAGTCGACCAGCGAGGTCCCGCCCGAGGCCGTCGGCCGCGAAGGCCACGAGCGCACCCCCGAAGTGGAGCCGCTCGAGATTCCGCAGGGTCCCTACGCCACGCACCTTGGCATCGATGCGATCGAAATCAGCAAGGACCGCGCGATCGGTCGCATGGTGATCGACGAGCGCCACCTGCACAGCGGCAAGTTCATGCACGGCGGCGTCTGGGCGACGCTCGGCGACACAGTCGCTGGCTGGGGCACGCGTGAGAATCTGCGCGAGGGCCAAGTCTTCAGCAGCTCAGACCTGAAGGTCAACGTAATCGGCGCCGGCAAGCTCGGGATGGTGCTCGACGCTGAGGCCACCCCGCTCCACGTCGGCGCCCGAACTCAGGTCTGGATGGTCGCGATTCGCAGCGACGGCAAGATCGTGGCTGAGTTCATGAATACGCAGATGGTTCTCACGCCCGACGCGTGAGTGTCGGCGTCTACACTTCGCAAGCCCTCGCGCCAGTGGCGGAATTGGTAGACGCGCAAGGTTGAGGGCCTTGTGGGCCGTTTGGCCCGTGGTGGTTCGAGTCCACTCTGGCGCATATATCGCAGTGCCCCCAGGGGCTGCGATCAAGAGCAGGCTTCCTCACGACTTCGTGAGGCGGCCTACTCGTTCCGTGAGGATCACGTCGAGGTTCCACGGCTCGCCGGGTTTTGCGGGCTTGAACAGCTCTGTTCGCAGGCCGGTGTCGGCGACGATCTTCTCGACTCCGACGGGCTCGTCGGAGGCCTCTTTGGATTCCACGAGGATCCTTGCGACGTCGCCGCGAGCGGCCTTGGCCATGTGCGTGACAAGGACTCGTTCGCCGTATTCTTCGACGAACACGCGGACTCCGAGCAACTCGCCGTGCGCGGGCTTCCAGGCCGCGATGTATCCACCGGATCTCATGTCAACGACCAGGCCCTCGCTCGGCAGTGCCTCGGTCAGGGCCGGTTTCCAGAACGAAGCGAGCCCCTTCATGCGTGGAAGCGATGCACCGATCCCAAGCCGGTACGCCGGGATCCGATCCTCGAGTCGAACAACGCCCCACAGCGCCGACTGAATCAGGATGCGTTCGGCAGCGCGTCTGCGTTCGGCGGCCTTGAGCGAATGCAGGTCGAGGTACTGGTAAAGAACCCCGCTGTAAACATCTGCCGCATCAGCGGCCGGCGCGTTCAAGAGATCCGCGTTGCGCGCGATCTCCCTCACCTGCGACTTGCCCAATCCCAGCGCCTTCAGGGCACGCTTCGGATCGATCGTGGTCAGGCCGTCGAGCTTGGCGATCAACCGCTCGCGCTCAGGCGTCAGCTCGGGGTGAGCGAGCGAAGCAAGGTCAACCGGAGCAGCACCCTCGGGCGCGTCGGTCTTTCCTTCAGATGGCGGGAGCATTACGAACACGCGCGGCAGCGTACGCGCAAGAACGGCGGCGTTTGGCTACTTGAGCGCCGGAAGCTGGACGGTCTGAATTGCCGGCCATGTCGCGGCATCGATCTGACCGGTCACGGGCAGCCCGCGACGGGTCTGGAAGTCCCGGACGGCGGCGGTCATCTTTGCGTCGTAGACAAGGCTCGTGTTGAGTTTTGCGCCGGCGGCGTTCAGCTTGAGCTTGCACCAGCGAACCATGTCATTTTTGTAGCCCTCGCGCAGCAACGGATACGGTAGTGCCGGTTTGGGCGCCGGGGCCGGCAATGACTTTCCGAGCGCGGTCCAAGTCTTGGGCCGCGTGTCGTGCCAGACCCACCAGCTGTACCCCGGGGCGCGGTAGCGCTTGGCGTACTTGCGGAAAGTCAAGGCCTGGGCTGCAGTGACGCCTTCATAGGTCTGACCGAGCGGAAGTATCGGCCGCTGATAGATCTGATTGAGCGTGTAGGTGCGATAGAAAACCTGCGAAATCGCGACATTGAAGGCGCGGAAGTACATCTGAGGCAAGTTCATCTGTGCGCCGCCCGGTCCGAGGAAGACACTGTATGGAATCGTCGGGTGGAAGTCGGGATAGGCGAAGCTCGTGAATCCAACCGGGTAATCGCTGCCAACCTGCGAGCGAAGTTTCTTTATGTAGGTCGCGGCCTGAGCATGCTTGCCCCCATACTCGACCTCGGCGTCGATCACGATGCAGTCCGCGCCCGACTTGGCGGCGCGCGCCGCGAGGTTCGCCTCGACGAGCGGATACGCACCGTAGACGTACTGCCAGGCGCAGACCTTGAGGCCCGCTGCCTTGAGCGGTGCGACATACATGTCCCACTGTCTCCACCAGTTCGCCCCGTCGGAACTCTTCACATAGACCGTCTTGATCTTGTTCTTCTTGGCCTTGGCGGCGATCTTTGCGACGTCGCCCTTCTCGGCCTGAGTTACGTACCACATCCACATGCCCTGACCGTGCATCGGGTTGGATCTGGCGGCGGCGCCCGCAGGTGCCAGCGCGGCCACCGACAGCGCCGCAATGACGAACACGACCGACGTGAGTGGTCGCGCGCGACGAACGTTTGGATGTACCGAGCCAGGCATCATCGTTCTCTTACCCGAACACGTGAGATGACCTTTAGTCGCGGCAATGATGCAATTGACCTTCCGTTCGGAATCATTTCCTGTATTCTTCCCAAAAGCGGAATGACATGTCATTCTTTGCAAACTTCAATGAAACTCACCCAGCGGGAGTATCGGCGTGAACGCCACACAGCAGACCAAGGTCCTCGTAATAGGCGGCGGATACAGCGGAATCGGAGCCGCGATTCGCCTCAACCAAGCCGGAATCGACGACTACATCCTGATCGAGAAGGCAAGCAAGCTCGGCGGCACCTGGCGCGAGAACACCTACCCGATGGCCGGCGCCGACACCCCGTCGATCATCTACTCATTCAGTTACGCGCGCAATCCCGACTGGGACTTCACATTCGCCCTCCAGCCGCAGATAGAGAAGTACCTCGACGACGTGGCAGACCGCTTCAAGGTCCCTGAGCACGTCCAGTTCAACACCGCCGGCGAGATGGCCGAGTGGGATGAAGAAGCAAAACACTGGACCGTGCAGACCAACAACGGCACGATCATCGCCAAGTACGTGATCACTTGCGCCGGGCCGATGCACGAGGCCGCACTGCCAAACCTTCCCGGCGTGGACACCTTCACCGGCGATGCCTTCCACACCGCCAGATGGGACCACGATGTAGAGCTGAAGGGCAAGCGCGTGGCCGTGATCGGCACCGGCGCCTCGGCCATCCAGTACGTGCCGGTGATCCAGCGCCAAGTCGGCAAGCTGATCCTCTTCCAGCGCACCGCCCCCTGGGTGATGCCGCGCTTCAACCGCAAGGCGACCAAGCTCAAGAAGTCGATCTACCGCCGCTTCCCGGCGGTCAACCGCGCGGTCGCCCACGCGATCTACGCCGGTAGCGAGGGCCTGCAGCTGCTCGAACGCCGTCCCAGGCGCATGCGCCTGCTCGAGAAGGTCGCGCTCGCCCACCTTAAGAAGCAGGTGCCGGACGAGAAGCTCCGCGAAGAGCTCACTCCAAACTTCGCGATGGGCTGCAAGCGCATTCTCTTCAGCAACACCTGGTACCCGGCGATCACCGCGGACAACGCCGAGATCGTCTCGCACGGAGTCAGCGAGATCACCGCGACCGGTCTGGTCGACACCGCCGGCGAGCACCACGAGGCCGACGTGATCATCTACTCAACCGGTTTCAAGGTGACGGACCCCGATGTCGCTAAGCGCGTGCGAGGCCGCGACGGCCAGATGCTCTCCGACCTATGGCAGGGCAGCCCATACGCGTATCAATCAGTCACCGTGCACGGCTACCCGAACGCCTTCGTGATGCTCGGGCCAAACGTCGGCAATGGGCACGGGTCGGTCACCACGCTGGTCGAGCTGCTCTCGGACTACGTGGTGAACGGCATCGAGACCGCCGAGCGCATCGGCGCGCAGAGCATCGAGGTAAAGCAGCACGTCCAGGACGTCTGGAATGCCGAGATCCAGGACTCCCTGCGCGGAACCGTCTGGAACGACGGCGGATGTTCGAGTTACTACATCGACTCCACCGGCCGAAATTCGGCGATCTACCCATGGACGACGCTGCGCTTCCGCCGCGACACAAAGACCTTCGATCTCAACGACTACGAAGTGACCTTGCCCGGCGCCCCCGCGCCGGGACAACCCGCCAAAGAAACGGTGACCGCATGAACCGCAATCCCGCACCCATCTCATTGATCGGCGCGACTGTCGCAATCACCGGCGCGGCCCGAGGTATCGGCCTCCAAGCCGCCAAGGACTTCAACGACCGCGGCGCCGTCGTCGTGATCGGCGATCTCGATGAGCAGGCGACGCTCGACGCCGCCACGGCGATCGGCCCGCGGACGCGCGGAATCCAGCTCGACGTGACAAGCCGCGAGTCGTTCTCAAACTTCATTCAGACCATTGAGCGTGAGATTGGACCGATCGACATCCTCGTGAACAATGCCGGAATCATGCCGGCAGGCCCCTTCCTGGAAGAGCCTGAGTCGGCGATGGACACGCAGATCGACGTCAACTTCCGTGGGCCGATGATCGGCATGCGTAAGGTACTCCCGTTGATGATCGAGCGCAAGCGCGGCCACGTCGTGAACGTCGCCTCGATGGCCGGAAAGTTCCCCGTTCCCGGGCTCGCGGTCTACTCGGGCACCAAGCACGCGGTGGTCGGGATGTCGGCCGCGATCCGCGACGAGCTGGCTGGCACCGGCGTGTCGATCTCGACCGTCATGCCCAACGCCGTTCGCACCGAGCTGACGAGCGGACTGCCGACCGAACGCATCGGGATCCTCAAACCCGAGCAGGTCGCAGAGGCAATCGTGAGTTCAGTTGAGAACCGCCGCGAAGAAATCGCCGTCCCGCGCTGGTACAGCGCCTACCCCGCGCTGCCGGTGTTGCTCCCGACGGGTCTCTTGGCCATGATGAAGAAGCTGATGGGCGTGCACCGCCTGCTCGACCACACTCGAATCGATCGCAAGACCCGCGACAAATACGACGAGCGCATCGCCGGCTCGAGTTCGCGCGAAAGCGACGCTGCACGCGAAGAATCGAACGTGGCATGACCGCCACAGCAGCTGACCGACGCGCAGCCCGCGCCGAAGCGCGGCGCGAGGAAATACTCGACGCCGCGCAGCGCATTTTCGCGACCAAGGGCTACAACGAGACCGGGATCGCGGACGTTGCAGCCGAGCTCGGGATCGGTCACGGCACGTTCTACCGCTACTTCGAGAACAAGCAGGACATCGCCGCCCAGGTGCTCGATCGCGCAATCCTTGACATCGCCTCGGCGCTGTCAGACGAGGACCCTCACGCATCCAACGACGTCGATGAATACCGCGCGCAGACCACGCGGATCATGCTGCGGATGTTCGAGAAGCTGGAGTCTCACCCCGAAGCGTTCACGATCCTCCACGTCCAGTCGGTCGCCATCGACCCGACCGCAACGCAGCGCTCGTTCGAGGCGTACTCG containing:
- a CDS encoding SDR family oxidoreductase, giving the protein MNRNPAPISLIGATVAITGAARGIGLQAAKDFNDRGAVVVIGDLDEQATLDAATAIGPRTRGIQLDVTSRESFSNFIQTIEREIGPIDILVNNAGIMPAGPFLEEPESAMDTQIDVNFRGPMIGMRKVLPLMIERKRGHVVNVASMAGKFPVPGLAVYSGTKHAVVGMSAAIRDELAGTGVSISTVMPNAVRTELTSGLPTERIGILKPEQVAEAIVSSVENRREEIAVPRWYSAYPALPVLLPTGLLAMMKKLMGVHRLLDHTRIDRKTRDKYDERIAGSSSRESDAAREESNVA
- a CDS encoding ABC transporter substrate-binding protein, with translation MPQDPRNALEAKLANPLNRPISRRDVLVRSSAVAAAAALPAWALSACGATSESSSGGGASGAKEIKIGFIALTDCAPIILADALGYFKQRGLNVSVVKQASWPATRDALLNGDIDAAHCLYSMPLAGAAGLGGQPPTDRLKIAMTLNNNGQAITLKEDLAAAGYGDLAKAKAAINGGKGQTFAMTFPGGTHDAWLRYWLLAMGVSMDAAKIIPIPPPQMVANMTAGNMNGYSVGEPWNAVAVDKKIGFTTIASQDIWTNHPEKALVVSDDFATKRKSELKEVMAAVLDACQFCDDEKNIPKVAKTIGTPALVNAEPEAIEPRLLGNYDLGAGLGTKQFGPRRMRFFRDGETNVPRASEVIWFLAQYQRFGYLDKAPAYEKIAESVLLSDLYAEVAKSEGVKVPDDGMDPFTVKLDNTYFDPKDPQKEANRA
- the lexA gene encoding transcriptional repressor LexA, which codes for MIEQTETPAPLTRRQSEILDFIQEYLDTNGYPPTVRDIGGAVGLTSSSTVHAHLANLEKAGAIRRDPTKPRALEILGDKVNGAAGATRRAAERIGQSISDATSGLPLIGSVAAGGPIVAEQNIEEYIDIPRIAGGDNADFVLSVRGDSMEKAGILDGDFVVVKSQQTARDGEIVVALIENEATVKRYFRESDHIRLQPENDAYEPIRTREAAVVGSVVGVFRRVL
- a CDS encoding peptidoglycan-binding protein, with the protein product MPGSVHPNVRRARPLTSVVFVIAALSVAALAPAGAAARSNPMHGQGMWMWYVTQAEKGDVAKIAAKAKKNKIKTVYVKSSDGANWWRQWDMYVAPLKAAGLKVCAWQYVYGAYPLVEANLAARAAKSGADCIVIDAEVEYGGKHAQAATYIKKLRSQVGSDYPVGFTSFAYPDFHPTIPYSVFLGPGGAQMNLPQMYFRAFNVAISQVFYRTYTLNQIYQRPILPLGQTYEGVTAAQALTFRKYAKRYRAPGYSWWVWHDTRPKTWTALGKSLPAPAPKPALPYPLLREGYKNDMVRWCKLKLNAAGAKLNTSLVYDAKMTAAVRDFQTRRGLPVTGQIDAATWPAIQTVQLPALK
- a CDS encoding molybdopterin-dependent oxidoreductase, giving the protein MSSRMNSESQDGEVASGGAGDRPSPLPFENGKPRVQRLIDQLAPVHLELEPPQRDEWTVSVGGLVDVPIEFSLETLRSFGTEPISSDFHCVWGWSRPKVNWVGVPAGKLIDAAGVQAAATHVRFAAADSPYASCVPIEQARDGWFALELEGEALPVIHGGPVRWLQPPYLWGYKGVKWVCALSLTDHMDAGPWETKVGDVDGAVPQGLIDRFHLLEEA
- the yaaA gene encoding peroxide stress protein YaaA — encoded protein: MFVMLPPSEGKTDAPEGAAPVDLASLAHPELTPERERLIAKLDGLTTIDPKRALKALGLGKSQVREIARNADLLNAPAADAADVYSGVLYQYLDLHSLKAAERRRAAERILIQSALWGVVRLEDRIPAYRLGIGASLPRMKGLASFWKPALTEALPSEGLVVDMRSGGYIAAWKPAHGELLGVRVFVEEYGERVLVTHMAKAARGDVARILVESKEASDEPVGVEKIVADTGLRTELFKPAKPGEPWNLDVILTERVGRLTKS
- a CDS encoding twin-arginine translocase TatA/TatE family subunit produces the protein MPGIGPLEIGIVLAIALVVFGPKKLPELGRGLGGGMREFKQSVSSESKPDADKV
- a CDS encoding ABC transporter ATP-binding protein, giving the protein MSLDITAIRKSFSTTSGSQEVLRGVDLAIETGEFVAIIGHSGCGKSTLLNVIGGLEPATSGKVVLDGFRVEGPGPDRAIVFQNYSLLPWMSVYDNVVEATLSARKDRSADDNRAIAEKYIRSTGLWIHKDKKPGEISGGMRQRTAVARAFAVGPKVLLLDEPFGALDALTRSNLQQQLIDMWSKEAETETVVMVTHGIEEAIFLADRIVVMGNPPKPSIAEIIEVNIERPRDRAEIARDPEFQRVRERLVYLLEHELAIPEVTEEAA
- a CDS encoding hotdog fold thioesterase: MSPGFPLKIEIDQKYAFDSEITRKFTANTFPGWLGFEILELGPERTVGKMVVSERHLHNVAYMHAGAWTAFADSIAGWGAARLLPVGWNFTTAEMKTNIFHTASAGDELLAVAYPLHVGQRTHVWEVRIARDDIQVANFICTQVLLAPKPDQPKKSTSEVPPEAVGREGHERTPEVEPLEIPQGPYATHLGIDAIEISKDRAIGRMVIDERHLHSGKFMHGGVWATLGDTVAGWGTRENLREGQVFSSSDLKVNVIGAGKLGMVLDAEATPLHVGARTQVWMVAIRSDGKIVAEFMNTQMVLTPDA
- a CDS encoding NAD(P)/FAD-dependent oxidoreductase, with product MNATQQTKVLVIGGGYSGIGAAIRLNQAGIDDYILIEKASKLGGTWRENTYPMAGADTPSIIYSFSYARNPDWDFTFALQPQIEKYLDDVADRFKVPEHVQFNTAGEMAEWDEEAKHWTVQTNNGTIIAKYVITCAGPMHEAALPNLPGVDTFTGDAFHTARWDHDVELKGKRVAVIGTGASAIQYVPVIQRQVGKLILFQRTAPWVMPRFNRKATKLKKSIYRRFPAVNRAVAHAIYAGSEGLQLLERRPRRMRLLEKVALAHLKKQVPDEKLREELTPNFAMGCKRILFSNTWYPAITADNAEIVSHGVSEITATGLVDTAGEHHEADVIIYSTGFKVTDPDVAKRVRGRDGQMLSDLWQGSPYAYQSVTVHGYPNAFVMLGPNVGNGHGSVTTLVELLSDYVVNGIETAERIGAQSIEVKQHVQDVWNAEIQDSLRGTVWNDGGCSSYYIDSTGRNSAIYPWTTLRFRRDTKTFDLNDYEVTLPGAPAPGQPAKETVTA
- the ntrB gene encoding nitrate ABC transporter permease, which gives rise to MTPDTHIEAVAAEAGAARLDKAPRRSAAQRGGKLVDRLGSVGLTIALGTAGFAALFALWAMIAAFSDGLPTPAESISALIELLRTPFQDNGPNDKGIGIQLVTSLQRVFIGFGIATVVAVPFGFLMGASKSAWAMFNPVVQLLRPVSPLAWFPLGLVVLKAAPLAAIFVIFITSIWPTLLNTAFGVSSVPQAHKNVARVFQFSRVKYVRHVLLPYSLPSVVTGMRISMGIAWMVIVAAEMLSGGTGIGFYVWDAYNASNLANVAAAIFLIGFIGMALDFGFGRLQARVAYKEMV